The Vibrio quintilis DNA window TTCAGGAACAGGGGTTTACCACCTCGATCCATAACCAACCGGATATTGGAGAAATACCAGCTGAGGGTGTATGGTTGATCATTACTTCAACTCATGGTGCAGGTGATTACCCTGAAAACATCAAACCTTTTATTCAGGCTCTTACACTCACCCCGCCAAAAACAGATAAGTTATCATTTGCTGTTATTGCCATTGGTGACTCAAGCTATGATACATTTTGTGCCGCCGGAAAAAATGCATATCATCTGCTGGAAGATATAGGAGCCACCCCGCTGACAGATTGCTTATTCATTGACATTCTTGAGCACACGATTCCCGAAGATTCTGCAGCCGAATGGTTAAAAGAACATATCCACTGCTTTAATTCCTGAGTGCTTGTGTATAAATGTAAAAAGATCCAGTGAAAAACTCATAGTTA harbors:
- the mioC gene encoding FMN-binding protein MioC produces the protein MIHIITGSTLGCAEYVGDHLSDIFQEQGFTTSIHNQPDIGEIPAEGVWLIITSTHGAGDYPENIKPFIQALTLTPPKTDKLSFAVIAIGDSSYDTFCAAGKNAYHLLEDIGATPLTDCLFIDILEHTIPEDSAAEWLKEHIHCFNS